The Sorangiineae bacterium MSr11367 genome window below encodes:
- a CDS encoding serine/threonine protein kinase yields the protein MPPPVSAPPPSVPRPPAPPAAPPAPPIPYAHPHPGSNPGPPPSSQPRAVPPPRHATTAPLTHPSSQNFAAGSVTLAGLPPMQTHPGAASAPPAGPGGQGSPTLHGHGFHTTPPMPMPRITVQYPQVGAVLTSARGNYEVRSIVGSGEFGAVYECVGPFDQVYAVKMIRPANRPHGEVHAEWAREVQRLMLLRHPNVVFIYDAFEQNFLYYLALERCDHPLTAMLGPPMQEGLVIELARQLLAAVQFLHDNDIVHDDLHPGNVLISHADRPIVKISDFGISHELRGQSAIRPNVVHHKIMAPEVVAAGYTSKQSDLYQVGLLLYWMLTGSPALAAGLPYQELIRQVGGGEPRRRAEQIGTPLGHLIAKMLRRREAYRYTSAREVWADLRALPAWQNRDLFRDT from the coding sequence ATGCCGCCTCCCGTTTCGGCCCCGCCGCCGTCGGTTCCCCGCCCTCCAGCGCCCCCAGCTGCTCCGCCCGCGCCGCCGATTCCGTATGCGCATCCTCATCCAGGGAGCAACCCTGGACCCCCGCCGTCGAGCCAGCCGCGCGCCGTCCCTCCGCCGCGTCATGCGACCACGGCACCGCTCACGCATCCATCGTCACAAAACTTCGCGGCCGGGAGCGTGACCCTCGCGGGGTTGCCCCCGATGCAGACGCACCCAGGTGCGGCATCCGCCCCGCCAGCGGGACCTGGGGGTCAAGGCTCGCCCACCCTGCACGGCCATGGCTTTCACACCACGCCGCCCATGCCCATGCCGCGCATCACCGTGCAGTACCCGCAGGTCGGCGCGGTGCTCACGTCGGCGCGGGGCAATTACGAAGTGAGGTCCATCGTCGGCTCGGGCGAGTTCGGTGCCGTCTACGAGTGCGTCGGCCCCTTCGACCAAGTCTATGCGGTGAAGATGATTCGCCCCGCGAACCGGCCCCACGGCGAGGTGCACGCGGAGTGGGCGCGCGAGGTGCAGCGCTTGATGCTCCTGCGCCACCCCAACGTGGTGTTCATCTACGACGCGTTCGAGCAGAACTTCCTCTACTACCTCGCGCTCGAGCGGTGCGATCACCCGCTCACGGCGATGCTCGGTCCGCCGATGCAGGAGGGCCTGGTCATCGAGCTCGCCCGCCAGCTCCTCGCCGCCGTGCAGTTCCTACACGACAACGATATCGTCCACGACGATCTCCACCCCGGCAACGTTCTCATTTCGCATGCCGACCGACCCATCGTGAAGATCAGCGACTTTGGTATCAGCCACGAGCTGCGCGGGCAGTCGGCCATCCGCCCCAATGTCGTACATCACAAGATTATGGCGCCCGAGGTGGTAGCAGCGGGGTACACGAGCAAACAAAGCGACCTCTATCAGGTCGGCCTCCTCCTCTATTGGATGCTCACGGGATCGCCGGCACTCGCTGCGGGATTGCCCTATCAGGAGCTGATTCGACAAGTGGGAGGTGGTGAGCCGCGTCGCCGTGCGGAGCAGATTGGAACACCGCTCGGGCATCTCATTGCCAAAATGCTACGGCGCCGCGAAGCCTATCGTTACACATCGGCGCGGGAGGTATGGGCGGATCTGCGCGCATTGCCCGCATGGCAAAATCGAGATTTGTTTCGCGATACGTAA